The following proteins are co-located in the Anomalospiza imberbis isolate Cuckoo-Finch-1a 21T00152 chromosome 1, ASM3175350v1, whole genome shotgun sequence genome:
- the NXPH1 gene encoding neurexophilin-1, translated as MQAVYWYAVLLLQPTLYLVTCANLTNGGKTELLKSGSSKSTLKHIWTESSKDLSISRLLSQTFRGKENDTDLDLRYDAPETYSEQDLWDWLRNSTDLQEPRPRAKRRPIVKTGKFKKMFGWGDFHSNIKTVKLNLLITGKIVDHGNGTFSVYFRHNSTGQGNVSVSLVPPTKIVEFDLAQQTVIDAKDSKSFNCRIEYEKVDKATKNTLCNYDPSKTCYQEQTQSHVSWLCSKPFKVICIYISFYSTDYKLVQKVCPDYNYHSDTPYFPSG; from the coding sequence GTTACCTGTGCAAATTTAACAAATGGAGGAAAAACAGAACTTCTAAAATCAGGAAGCTCCAAATCCACACTAAAACACATATGGACAGAAAGTAGCAAAGACTTGTCCATCAGCCGACTGCTGTCACAGACTTTtcgtggaaaggaaaatgatACAGATTTGGACCTGCGATACGATGCCCCAGAAACTTATTCTGAGCAAGATCTCTGGGACTGGCTGAGGAACTCCACAGATCTGCAAGAACCTCGGCCCAGAGCAAAGAGACGGCCCATCGTCAAGACTGGgaaatttaagaaaatgtttGGCTGGGGAGATTTTCATTCCAACATCAAGACTGTGAAGCTAAATCTGTTAATAACAGGGAAAATCGTTGACCATGGCAATGGGACGTTTAGTGTTTACTTCAGGCATAACTCCACTGGTCAAGGGAATGTATCTGTGAGCCTAGTGCCCCCTACAAAAATAGTGGAATTTGACTTGGCACAACAGACAGTGATTGATGCCAAAGATTCCAAGTCCTTTAACTGTCGAATCGAGTACGAAAAGGTTGACAAGGCTACCAAGAATACACTCTGCAACTATGACCCTTCAAAAACCTGTTATCAGGAGCAGACCCAGAGCCACGTGTCATGGCTCTGCTCCAAGCCCTTTAAAGTAATCTGTATTTACATTTCCTTTTATAGTACAGATTATAAACTAGTACAGAAGGTGTGTCCTGATTACAACTACCACAGTGACACACCCTACTTCCCTTCAGGGTGA